In one Magallana gigas chromosome 7, xbMagGiga1.1, whole genome shotgun sequence genomic region, the following are encoded:
- the LOC136269674 gene encoding protocadherin gamma-B7-like: MYCSQPNRTHGLECTLSVTDNGYPTPKTDTATLVINVVRGTNPVFGNQNLNVNIREDVPVNTVVENRISATRTPAPHSPDTLVYEINGEYPAQSFFGVDRLTGQISVIQDLRLDGLKTTQYKILILTYGTDKPDLRSTATVTIDVQRNLNGPRFFPQSDSIELPETTSTDFWSMPQNVTDQDSSKITCSIIGDTKSVEYFQVDPNTCVLSLKKSLKDDPDLTTTYNVLIEAVDNEQSPLTNRKTITITVFRDASPPSFQNLPATITISETRTVGDSVYAASATENWRAIL, encoded by the exons atgtattgttcTCAACCGAACCGAACTCATGGCCTAGAG TGTACTTTGAGTGTGACAGACAATGGTTATCCAACACCCAAAACAGACACAGCTACCCTGGTGATCAATGTAGTAAGGGGAACTAATCCAGTGTTTGGTAACCAGAATCTGAACGTTAATATCAGGGAAGATGTGCCTGTTAATACCGTTGTAGAAAATCGTATTTCTGCCACCAGAACTCCAGCACCTCATAGTCCC GATACATTGGTCTATGAGATCAATGGTGAATATCCAGCTCAGAGCTTCTTTGGCGTCGATCGTCTCACAGGACAAATCAGTGTTATTCAGGATCTCCGCTTGGATGGATTGAAGACCACTCAATACAAG attCTAATATTGACCTATGGAACAGATAAGCCAGACCTTAGAAGTACAGCTACAGTGACAATAGATGTGCAGAGAAACTTGAATGGTCCCAGATTCTTTCCACAGTCTGACTCTATCGAGCTTCCCGAAACAACAAGTACAGACTTCTGGTCCATGCCACAAAATGTTACTGATCAAGACAGT TCCAAGATCACTTGCTCCATCATTGGAGATACCAAATCTGTTGAGTACTTCCAAGTTGATCCCAATACCTGTGTTCTCTCCCTGAAAAAGTCTCTTAAAGATGACCCAGACCTTACTACAACTTACAAT GTTTTGATTGAGGCTGTAGATAATGAACAATCTCCACTAACCAACAGAAAGACCATAACAATCACTGTTTTCAGGGATGCCAGCCCACCAAGTTTCCAGAATCTTCCAGCTACAATTACCATTAGTGAGACCAGGACAGTTGGTGATTCAGTTTATGCTGCATCAGCAACAGAAAATTGGAGG GCAATCCTGTAA